The following are from one region of the Knoellia sp. p5-6-4 genome:
- a CDS encoding DNA-3-methyladenine glycosylase, giving the protein MPLGPALPREFFREDVLDVAPALLGATITHAGVTVRLTEVEAYAGEQDPGSHAFRGPTPRTEVMFGRAGHLYVYFTYGMHWCANVVTGTEGEASAVLLRAGEVVDGHAVAAVRRAGIAQRDWARGPARLASTLGLRGEQTGLDACDPDRPVAFHAPPEHVPASRIRTGPRVGVAGNGGDAERYPWRFWLDGEPTVSVYRPAKPRRRRVEA; this is encoded by the coding sequence ATGCCTCTCGGCCCGGCCCTGCCGCGGGAGTTCTTCCGCGAGGACGTGCTCGACGTCGCCCCCGCACTGCTGGGGGCGACGATCACGCACGCCGGCGTCACCGTCCGGCTCACCGAGGTCGAGGCGTATGCCGGGGAGCAGGACCCGGGGTCGCACGCCTTCCGTGGTCCCACCCCGCGCACGGAGGTCATGTTCGGCCGGGCCGGTCACCTCTACGTCTACTTCACCTACGGCATGCACTGGTGCGCCAACGTCGTGACCGGCACCGAGGGGGAGGCCAGCGCCGTGCTCCTGCGCGCCGGTGAGGTCGTCGACGGCCACGCGGTGGCCGCGGTCCGGCGCGCCGGCATCGCGCAGCGCGACTGGGCTCGTGGGCCGGCCAGGCTGGCCTCGACGCTGGGGCTGCGGGGCGAGCAGACCGGTCTCGACGCGTGTGATCCCGACCGCCCCGTGGCCTTCCACGCGCCGCCCGAGCACGTCCCCGCCAGCCGCATCCGCACCGGACCTCGGGTGGGCGTCGCGGGAAACGGTGGTGACGCCGAGCGCTACCCGTGGCGGTTCTGGCTCGACGGCGAGCCGACCGTGTCGGTGTACCGCCCCGCGAAACCGCGTCGCAGGCGAGTCGAGGCATAG
- the tyrS gene encoding tyrosine--tRNA ligase: MSDILDELQWRGLVAQTTDESALREALADGPITLYCGFDPTAPSLHIGNLVQLITMRHLQRAGHRVLCLVGGSTGLIGDPKSTSERDLHDADTVADWVKRIQQQVQPFLDFDGDNPAVMVNNLDWTAPLSALEFLRDIGRHFRVNQMIKKDAISARLNTEQGISYTEFSYQLLQGMDYLHLFREFGCTLQTGGADQWGNLTAGSDLIHRVEGKSVHLLTTPLITKADGSKFGKTESGTVWLDPEMMSPYAFYQFWINAEDASVISYLKVFTDRGPEEIARLEQSLAEKPFLREAQKALAADVTTLVHGAEHTAAVQAASEALFGKGDVTSLDEGTLVDATAELPGAEVQVGTSVVDALVAAGLVESRKAARRAIDEGGASVNNAKVTDTEAVLGEGDFLHGRVALLRRGRKSLAAARRST; encoded by the coding sequence GTGAGCGACATCCTCGACGAGCTGCAGTGGCGGGGGCTGGTGGCGCAGACCACCGACGAGTCCGCGTTGCGCGAAGCACTCGCCGACGGGCCGATCACGCTCTATTGCGGCTTCGACCCCACAGCACCGAGCCTGCACATCGGCAACCTCGTGCAGCTCATCACCATGCGCCACCTGCAGCGGGCGGGGCACCGGGTGCTCTGCCTGGTCGGCGGGTCCACCGGCCTCATCGGTGACCCCAAGTCGACGTCCGAGCGCGACCTGCACGACGCCGACACGGTGGCCGACTGGGTCAAGCGGATCCAGCAGCAGGTGCAGCCGTTCCTCGACTTCGACGGCGACAACCCGGCGGTGATGGTCAACAACCTCGACTGGACGGCGCCGCTGTCGGCGCTGGAGTTCCTGCGCGACATCGGCCGGCACTTCCGGGTCAACCAGATGATCAAGAAGGACGCCATCTCCGCCCGGCTCAACACCGAGCAGGGCATCTCCTACACCGAGTTCAGCTACCAGCTGCTGCAGGGGATGGACTACCTCCACCTGTTCCGCGAGTTCGGCTGCACGCTGCAGACCGGGGGAGCCGACCAGTGGGGCAACCTCACCGCCGGGTCGGACCTGATCCACCGGGTCGAGGGGAAGTCGGTCCACCTGCTGACGACGCCGTTGATCACCAAGGCCGACGGCTCCAAGTTCGGCAAGACGGAGTCGGGCACGGTGTGGCTGGACCCGGAGATGATGTCGCCGTACGCCTTCTACCAGTTCTGGATCAACGCCGAGGACGCGTCGGTGATCTCCTACCTCAAGGTCTTCACCGACCGCGGGCCCGAGGAGATCGCCCGGCTCGAGCAGTCGCTGGCCGAGAAGCCGTTCCTGCGCGAGGCGCAGAAGGCGTTGGCCGCGGACGTCACGACCCTGGTGCACGGGGCCGAGCACACAGCCGCGGTGCAGGCAGCCTCGGAGGCGCTGTTCGGAAAGGGCGACGTGACCTCCCTCGACGAGGGGACGCTGGTCGATGCCACGGCGGAGCTGCCGGGGGCGGAGGTGCAGGTCGGCACCTCGGTCGTCGACGCGCTGGTGGCGGCCGGGCTGGTGGAGTCGCGCAAGGCGGCGCGTCGTGCCATCGACGAGGGCGGGGCGTCGGTCAACAACGCGAAGGTCACCGACACCGAGGCCGTGCTGGGGGAGGGCGACTTCCTCCACGGCCGGGTGGCCCTGCTGCGCCGGGGACGCAAGTCGCTGGCAGCCGCACGGCGATCGACCTGA
- a CDS encoding argininosuccinate synthase: MTERVVLAYSGGLDTSVAIGWIADATGAEVVAVAVDVGQGGEDLEVIRQRALDCGAVEAYVADARDEFAEEYCLPALQANALYMDRYPLVSALSRPVIVKHLVTAAKEHGATVVAHGCTGKGNDQVRFEAGISSLVPELACIAPVRDLALTRDKAIDYAEKHSLPIETSKKNPYSIDQNVWGRAVETGFLEDIWNAPIEDLYSYTKDPARQHDADEVLITFEAGVPVAIDGNKVSVLEAIQQLNERAGNAGVGRLDMVEDRLVGIKSREVYEAPGAIALITAHQELENVTLERELARYKRGVEQRWGELAYDGLWFSPLKRSLDAFIASTQEHVSGDIRMTLHGGRATVTGRRSDSSLYDFNLATYDEGDTFDQSLAKGFIELHGLSSKIAAARDQRLAQG, translated from the coding sequence GTGACCGAGCGCGTAGTCCTCGCATACTCCGGAGGCCTCGACACCTCCGTCGCCATCGGCTGGATCGCCGACGCCACCGGAGCCGAGGTGGTCGCCGTCGCGGTCGACGTGGGCCAGGGCGGGGAGGACCTCGAGGTCATCCGCCAGCGCGCCCTCGACTGCGGTGCGGTCGAGGCCTACGTCGCCGACGCCAGGGACGAGTTCGCCGAGGAGTACTGCCTTCCCGCGCTGCAGGCCAACGCCCTGTACATGGACCGCTACCCGCTGGTGTCGGCCCTGTCCCGCCCGGTCATCGTCAAGCACCTCGTCACCGCGGCCAAGGAGCACGGCGCGACCGTGGTGGCCCATGGCTGCACCGGCAAGGGCAACGACCAGGTCCGCTTCGAGGCCGGCATCTCCAGCCTGGTGCCGGAGCTGGCCTGCATCGCGCCGGTCCGCGACCTCGCCCTGACCCGCGACAAGGCGATCGACTACGCCGAGAAGCACAGCCTGCCGATCGAGACGAGCAAGAAGAACCCCTACTCGATCGACCAGAACGTCTGGGGTCGCGCGGTCGAGACCGGCTTCCTCGAGGACATCTGGAACGCCCCGATCGAGGACCTGTACTCCTACACGAAGGACCCGGCCCGCCAGCACGACGCCGACGAGGTCCTCATCACGTTCGAGGCCGGTGTCCCCGTGGCCATCGACGGCAACAAGGTCAGCGTGCTCGAGGCCATCCAGCAGCTCAACGAGCGCGCCGGCAACGCGGGCGTCGGGCGTCTCGACATGGTCGAGGACCGCCTCGTCGGCATCAAGAGCAGGGAGGTCTACGAGGCGCCGGGGGCCATCGCCCTCATCACCGCCCACCAGGAGCTCGAGAACGTCACGCTCGAGCGTGAGCTGGCCCGCTACAAGCGCGGGGTGGAGCAGCGATGGGGCGAGCTCGCCTACGACGGCCTGTGGTTCAGCCCGCTCAAGCGGTCGCTCGACGCGTTCATCGCCTCCACCCAGGAGCACGTCAGCGGCGACATCCGGATGACCCTGCACGGTGGCCGCGCCACGGTCACCGGCCGCAGGTCCGACAGCAGCCTCTACGACTTCAACCTGGCCACCTACGACGAGGGCGACACCTTCGACCAGTCGCTGGCCAAGGGATTCATCGAGCTGCACGGCCTGTCGAGCAAGATCGCCGCCGCCCGCGACCAGCGGCTCGCGCAGGGCTGA
- a CDS encoding ACT domain-containing protein, whose protein sequence is MTLGMHLMRHEAPIAFARLAAGEEPSWDWRTGPLSSITYTDSETSVVCAFDAVPEGVVKQGPLVGFEIAGPLDFTMVGVLSGLLEPLARQRISILALSTYDTDWILVDAERSDDAEKIWKRGGHAVAPARLSGGAS, encoded by the coding sequence GTGACCCTCGGGATGCACCTCATGCGCCACGAGGCGCCGATCGCCTTCGCCCGTCTCGCCGCCGGCGAGGAGCCCTCGTGGGACTGGCGCACCGGGCCGCTCAGCTCGATCACCTACACCGACAGCGAGACCTCGGTCGTCTGCGCCTTCGACGCCGTCCCCGAGGGCGTCGTCAAGCAGGGACCGCTGGTGGGTTTCGAGATCGCCGGGCCCCTCGACTTCACCATGGTGGGCGTCCTCTCCGGTCTGCTCGAGCCGCTCGCCCGGCAGCGCATCAGCATCCTGGCCCTGTCGACCTACGACACCGACTGGATCCTCGTCGACGCCGAGCGCAGCGACGACGCCGAGAAGATCTGGAAGCGCGGCGGGCACGCCGTCGCGCCGGCCCGCCTGAGCGGAGGTGCGTCGTGA
- the argF gene encoding ornithine carbamoyltransferase codes for MTRHFLRDDDLSAEEQRKVLRRAAALKADPYSDRSLAGPQSVAILFDKPTLRTQASFTAGVAALGGYPMVVDGRLAGIGERESIADTARVLGRQTSLIVWRTFGQDRLEEMARHAGVPVVNALTDHLHPCQVLADLLTVTEHKGQLPGLTLAYLGDGANNMAHSYLLGCALAGLHVRIGAPAGHQPDPAVLARAKEIADEQGGSVTVTDDPQAAAAGADVLATDTWVSMGQEELKDAKAGKGSPFVPYSLTGALLGHAEPDAIVLHCLPAYRGLEIAADVIDGPQSVVWDEAENRLHAQKALMSFLLEVSS; via the coding sequence ATGACCCGCCACTTCCTGCGTGACGACGACCTCAGCGCGGAGGAGCAGCGCAAGGTGCTGCGCCGGGCGGCCGCGCTGAAGGCCGACCCGTACTCGGACCGGAGCCTGGCCGGCCCGCAGTCGGTCGCCATCCTCTTCGACAAGCCGACCCTGCGCACCCAGGCGTCCTTCACCGCCGGGGTGGCGGCCCTCGGCGGCTACCCGATGGTCGTCGACGGCCGGCTGGCCGGCATCGGCGAGCGCGAGTCCATCGCCGACACCGCCCGCGTCCTCGGGCGGCAGACGTCGCTCATCGTGTGGCGCACCTTCGGCCAGGACCGCCTCGAGGAGATGGCCCGGCACGCCGGGGTGCCCGTGGTCAACGCGCTGACCGATCACCTCCACCCCTGCCAGGTGCTCGCCGACCTGCTCACCGTGACCGAGCACAAGGGCCAGCTGCCGGGCCTCACGCTCGCCTACCTCGGTGACGGGGCCAACAACATGGCCCACTCCTACCTGCTCGGCTGCGCGCTGGCGGGCCTGCACGTGCGCATCGGCGCCCCCGCCGGCCACCAGCCCGACCCCGCGGTGCTGGCCCGGGCCAAGGAGATCGCGGACGAGCAGGGCGGCTCGGTCACCGTCACCGACGACCCGCAGGCCGCTGCCGCGGGCGCCGACGTGCTCGCCACCGACACCTGGGTCTCGATGGGCCAGGAGGAGCTCAAGGACGCCAAGGCCGGCAAGGGAAGCCCGTTCGTGCCGTACTCGCTCACCGGCGCCCTGCTCGGGCACGCCGAGCCCGACGCCATCGTGCTGCACTGCCTGCCGGCCTACCGCGGGCTCGAGATCGCCGCCGACGTCATCGACGGCCCGCAGTCGGTCGTGTGGGACGAGGCCGAGAACCGGCTGCACGCCCAGAAGGCACTGATGTCCTTCCTCCTCGAGGTGTCCTCATGA
- a CDS encoding arginine repressor, translated as MTVATSRTGRQRRIVEILGRTAVKSQSELLDLLAADDIEVTQATLSRDLVELGAVKVRSGRALVYAVPGEGGDRTARPAQDGQEVSARLKRLCEELLVSAEASHNLIVLRTPPGAANFLASAIDHVDQKDILGTIAGDDTIMVITTGPAASEEIARLFLSLADNRE; from the coding sequence ATGACCGTCGCGACCAGCCGCACCGGGCGCCAGCGGCGCATCGTCGAGATCCTCGGCCGCACCGCGGTGAAGTCGCAGTCCGAGCTGCTCGACCTGCTCGCCGCCGACGACATCGAGGTCACGCAGGCGACGCTGTCGCGCGACCTCGTCGAGCTCGGCGCCGTCAAGGTCCGCTCCGGGCGTGCCCTCGTGTATGCCGTGCCGGGGGAGGGCGGCGACCGCACCGCTCGCCCCGCCCAGGACGGCCAGGAGGTGTCGGCCCGGCTGAAGCGGCTCTGTGAGGAGCTGCTCGTCTCCGCAGAGGCGTCGCACAACCTCATCGTGCTGCGCACCCCGCCCGGTGCCGCGAACTTCCTCGCCTCGGCGATCGACCACGTCGACCAGAAGGACATCCTCGGGACCATCGCCGGCGACGACACCATCATGGTGATCACCACCGGGCCGGCGGCCAGCGAGGAGATCGCCCGCCTGTTCCTCTCGCTCGCGGACAACCGCGAGTAG
- the argB gene encoding acetylglutamate kinase, with protein MTAPTSAAQPAQPGPAARNTVRGTIDAAALRVAQSKAQVLVEALPWLERFRGALVVVKYGGNAMTDDALKAAFAQDVAFLRYAGLRPVVVHGGGPQIAEMLGRLGLESEFKGGLRVTTPEVMDVVRMVLTGQVGRELVGLLNQHGPVAVGLSGEDASLFGARRRSTVVDGEEVDLGLVGDVETVNPSAVRDILDAGRIPVVSTVAPDLDADGQVLNVNADTAAAALAVALRAHKLVVLTDVEGVYGDWPDRDSLLSELSVSGAKGLLQKVDAGMIPKLEACVRAVEQGVPQAHVVDGRQPHSLLLEVFTSEGIGTMIVPDATDQPHHDDQPEEDR; from the coding sequence ATGACCGCACCCACCAGCGCCGCGCAGCCGGCCCAGCCGGGCCCGGCCGCGCGCAACACCGTCCGCGGCACCATCGACGCCGCCGCCCTGCGGGTCGCCCAGTCCAAGGCGCAGGTCCTCGTCGAGGCCCTGCCCTGGCTGGAGCGCTTCCGCGGAGCCCTCGTGGTCGTCAAGTACGGCGGCAACGCCATGACCGACGACGCCCTGAAGGCCGCGTTCGCCCAGGACGTCGCCTTCCTGCGGTATGCCGGGCTGCGCCCCGTCGTCGTGCACGGCGGCGGTCCGCAGATCGCCGAGATGCTCGGCCGCCTGGGGCTGGAGAGCGAGTTCAAGGGCGGCCTGCGGGTCACGACGCCCGAGGTCATGGACGTGGTGCGGATGGTGCTCACCGGCCAAGTGGGGCGCGAGCTCGTGGGCCTGCTCAACCAGCACGGTCCCGTGGCCGTCGGCCTCTCCGGCGAGGACGCCAGCCTCTTCGGCGCGCGCCGCCGCTCCACCGTCGTCGACGGCGAGGAGGTCGACCTCGGCCTCGTCGGCGACGTCGAGACGGTCAACCCCTCTGCGGTGCGCGACATCCTCGACGCCGGCCGGATACCGGTGGTGTCGACGGTGGCCCCCGACCTCGACGCCGACGGCCAGGTGCTCAACGTCAACGCCGACACCGCGGCCGCGGCCCTGGCGGTGGCGCTGCGGGCGCACAAGCTCGTCGTCCTCACCGACGTGGAGGGTGTCTACGGCGACTGGCCCGACCGCGACTCGCTGCTGTCGGAGCTGTCCGTCTCCGGCGCCAAGGGCCTCCTGCAGAAGGTCGACGCAGGCATGATCCCCAAGCTGGAGGCGTGCGTGCGCGCCGTGGAGCAGGGCGTGCCGCAGGCACACGTCGTCGACGGCCGGCAGCCGCACTCGCTGCTGCTCGAGGTGTTCACCTCCGAGGGCATCGGCACCATGATCGTCCCCGACGCCACGGACCAGCCCCACCACGACGACCAGCCGGAGGAGGACCGCTGA
- the argH gene encoding argininosuccinate lyase, whose product MGAAAGAERVSLWGGRFAGGPADALAALSKSTHFDWRLAPYDIAGSRAHARVLHRAGLLDDATLEAMLDALGRLLADVQSGTFAPAEDDEDVHTALERGLIERAGSEVGGRLRAGRSRNDQVATLFRMYLRDHARSVAALVLDVVDALVQQSQRHLSVPMPGRTHLQHAQPVLLAHHLLAHAWALLRDVQRLQDWDARTNASPYGSGALAGSSLGLDPEAVATDLGFATSVENSIDGTASRDFVAEFAFVAAMTAVDISRLAEEVVLWATKEFSFVTLDDAYSTGSSIMPQKKNPDVAELARGKAGRLVGDLAGLLTTLKSLPLAYNRDLQEDKEPVFDAVDTLEVLLPAFAGMVATMEFNTHRLASLAPQGFSLATDIAEWLVREGVPFRVAHEVAGACVRACEQRGIELWDLSDDDLASISPHLNPGVREVLSVQGSLASRDAKGGTAPDRVREQLEAVTAATASAGAWAAAAVSVR is encoded by the coding sequence GTGGGCGCTGCGGCAGGTGCCGAGCGGGTGAGCCTGTGGGGTGGCCGGTTCGCCGGCGGCCCTGCGGACGCGCTGGCCGCGCTGAGCAAGTCGACGCACTTCGACTGGCGGCTCGCGCCGTACGACATCGCCGGTTCCCGGGCCCACGCCCGGGTGCTGCACCGGGCGGGGCTGCTGGACGACGCCACCCTCGAGGCGATGCTCGACGCGCTCGGCCGGCTGCTCGCCGACGTGCAGTCGGGGACCTTCGCGCCCGCCGAGGACGACGAGGACGTGCACACCGCCCTCGAGCGTGGCCTCATCGAGCGGGCAGGGTCCGAGGTCGGCGGCCGGCTGCGCGCGGGCAGGTCGCGCAACGACCAGGTCGCGACCCTGTTCCGGATGTACCTGCGCGACCACGCCCGTTCCGTGGCCGCGCTGGTGCTCGACGTGGTCGACGCCCTCGTGCAGCAGTCGCAGCGGCACCTGTCGGTGCCGATGCCGGGGCGCACCCACCTCCAGCACGCCCAGCCGGTGCTGCTGGCGCACCACCTGCTGGCGCACGCCTGGGCGCTGCTGCGCGACGTGCAGCGGCTGCAGGACTGGGACGCCCGCACGAACGCCTCGCCCTACGGCTCGGGGGCCCTCGCCGGCAGCTCACTCGGCCTCGACCCGGAGGCCGTTGCCACCGACCTCGGCTTCGCCACCTCCGTCGAGAACTCCATCGACGGCACGGCCTCGCGCGACTTCGTCGCCGAGTTCGCGTTCGTCGCGGCGATGACGGCGGTCGACATCTCCCGTCTCGCCGAGGAGGTGGTGCTCTGGGCGACCAAGGAGTTCTCCTTCGTCACGCTCGACGACGCCTACTCCACGGGGTCGAGCATCATGCCGCAGAAGAAGAACCCCGACGTCGCCGAGCTCGCGCGGGGCAAGGCCGGTCGCCTCGTCGGTGACCTGGCCGGGCTGCTGACGACGCTGAAGTCGCTGCCGCTCGCCTACAACCGCGACCTGCAGGAGGACAAGGAGCCGGTCTTCGACGCCGTCGACACCCTCGAGGTGCTGCTGCCGGCCTTCGCGGGCATGGTGGCGACGATGGAGTTCAACACCCACCGACTCGCGTCGCTTGCCCCGCAAGGCTTCTCGCTGGCCACCGACATCGCGGAGTGGCTGGTGCGCGAGGGCGTGCCGTTCCGGGTGGCCCACGAGGTCGCCGGGGCCTGCGTCCGGGCGTGCGAGCAGCGTGGCATCGAGCTGTGGGACCTCAGCGACGACGACCTCGCGTCCATCTCGCCACACCTGAACCCCGGTGTCCGGGAGGTGCTCAGCGTGCAGGGCTCACTGGCCTCCCGCGACGCCAAGGGCGGCACGGCCCCCGACCGGGTGCGTGAGCAGCTGGAGGCGGTGACCGCTGCCACCGCCTCCGCCGGGGCGTGGGCCGCTGCAGCGGTCAGCGTCCGCTGA
- the argJ gene encoding bifunctional glutamate N-acetyltransferase/amino-acid acetyltransferase ArgJ codes for MSVTAPQGFRAAGVVAGLKTSGAPDVALVVNDGPDHHGAAVFTSNRVEAAPVTWSRQVVTDGRVDAVVLNSGGANACTGPQGFADTHLTAEHVAEVLGVSAGDVVVCSTGLIGELLPMERLLAGVDSAAAGLDADGGPAAATAIMTTDTVSKQAQVQRDGWSVGGMAKGAGMLAPALATMLVVVTTDAVVEAADLDDVLRAATAATFDRIDSDGCQSTNDTVVLLASGASGVRATAGDLAEAVSEVCASLARQLIADAEGAHHDIAIAVRSAATEADALEVGRAIARNNLFKCAVFGNDPNWGRVLAAVGTTRAAFDPHQLDVSINGVQVCRAGGVGEDRSLVDLTGREVHVLVDLHAGTESATVWTNDLTHDYVHENSAYSS; via the coding sequence GTGAGCGTCACCGCCCCCCAAGGCTTCCGGGCGGCCGGGGTCGTTGCAGGCCTGAAGACCAGCGGCGCGCCCGACGTCGCCCTCGTCGTCAACGACGGGCCCGACCACCACGGCGCGGCCGTCTTCACCAGCAACCGGGTGGAGGCCGCACCGGTCACCTGGTCGCGCCAGGTCGTCACCGACGGCCGGGTCGACGCCGTGGTCCTCAACTCCGGTGGAGCCAATGCCTGCACGGGTCCGCAGGGCTTCGCCGACACCCACCTCACGGCCGAGCACGTCGCGGAGGTGCTGGGGGTCTCCGCAGGCGACGTGGTCGTGTGCTCCACCGGGCTGATCGGCGAGCTGCTGCCGATGGAGCGCCTGCTGGCCGGCGTCGACTCGGCTGCCGCGGGCCTGGACGCCGACGGTGGGCCCGCCGCGGCCACCGCGATCATGACGACCGACACGGTGAGCAAGCAGGCGCAGGTCCAGCGCGACGGCTGGAGCGTCGGCGGCATGGCCAAGGGCGCGGGCATGCTGGCCCCAGCCCTGGCCACCATGCTGGTGGTTGTCACGACCGACGCGGTGGTCGAGGCTGCCGACCTCGACGACGTGCTGCGCGCAGCCACGGCGGCCACCTTCGACCGCATCGACTCCGACGGCTGCCAGTCGACCAACGACACCGTGGTGCTGCTGGCCTCCGGGGCCTCGGGTGTCCGCGCGACCGCTGGCGACCTGGCCGAGGCGGTGAGCGAGGTGTGTGCGAGCCTGGCGCGCCAGCTCATCGCCGACGCCGAGGGCGCCCACCACGACATCGCGATCGCGGTGCGTTCCGCGGCCACCGAGGCCGACGCGCTCGAGGTCGGACGGGCGATCGCCCGCAACAACCTCTTCAAGTGCGCGGTGTTCGGCAACGACCCCAACTGGGGCCGGGTGCTCGCGGCCGTCGGCACCACCCGGGCGGCCTTCGACCCGCACCAGCTCGACGTCTCCATCAACGGTGTGCAGGTGTGCCGGGCCGGCGGTGTGGGGGAGGACCGCAGCCTGGTCGACCTCACCGGCCGCGAGGTGCACGTCCTCGTCGACCTGCACGCCGGCACCGAGTCGGCCACCGTGTGGACCAACGACCTGACCCACGACTACGTCCACGAGAACTCGGCCTACAGCTCATGA
- a CDS encoding acetylornithine transaminase, which translates to MGARNDELLARYERSVMGVFGLPPLVLDHGAGCDVWDVDGRRYLDLVGGIAVNALGHGHPSLVSAVSKQAAEAIHISNLFTSEAQIALAERLISVAGAPEGSAVFFCNSGAEAIEAAIKLSRRTGRTGLVAAEGAFHGRTTGALALTHKPAYREPFEPLIPGVRHVPYGDEAALREAVSDETAAVVLEPLQGEAGVLSPGTAYLRLAREVTQEHGALLILDEIQTGIGRTGTWFAFQQAGVVPDAVTVAKGLGGGVPIGGLIAFGDHNAHLLTAGQHGSTFGGNPLAAAAGLAVLDTIESEGLLEHARVAGEHLAEAVQALGHPLVTGVRGAGLLRAITLAEAVAPQLAASAREAGFIVNPVAPDAIRLAPPLVVSLEQLDSFVTALPALLDACTTPSPEDTP; encoded by the coding sequence ATGGGCGCGCGCAACGACGAGCTGCTGGCGCGCTACGAGCGTTCGGTGATGGGCGTCTTCGGACTGCCGCCGCTGGTGCTCGACCACGGCGCCGGCTGCGATGTCTGGGACGTCGACGGCCGCCGCTACCTCGACCTCGTCGGCGGCATCGCCGTCAACGCCCTGGGCCACGGCCACCCGAGCCTGGTGAGCGCCGTCTCCAAGCAGGCGGCCGAGGCGATCCACATCTCCAACCTCTTCACCTCCGAGGCCCAGATCGCCCTGGCCGAGCGCCTGATCTCGGTGGCTGGGGCGCCCGAAGGCTCGGCCGTGTTCTTCTGCAACTCGGGCGCCGAGGCCATCGAGGCGGCGATCAAGCTGAGCCGGCGCACCGGTCGCACGGGTCTCGTGGCCGCCGAGGGCGCCTTCCACGGCCGCACCACCGGTGCTCTCGCGCTGACGCACAAGCCGGCCTACCGTGAGCCGTTCGAGCCCCTCATCCCCGGCGTGCGGCACGTCCCCTACGGCGACGAGGCCGCGCTGCGCGAGGCCGTTTCCGACGAGACTGCCGCAGTGGTCCTGGAGCCCCTCCAGGGCGAGGCGGGCGTCCTCAGCCCGGGCACGGCATACCTGCGCCTCGCGCGGGAGGTGACGCAGGAGCACGGCGCCCTGCTGATCCTCGACGAGATCCAGACCGGAATCGGCCGCACCGGCACGTGGTTCGCGTTCCAGCAGGCCGGTGTCGTGCCCGACGCCGTCACGGTGGCCAAGGGCCTCGGTGGGGGCGTGCCGATCGGTGGGCTCATCGCGTTCGGCGACCACAACGCCCACCTGCTCACCGCCGGCCAGCACGGCTCGACGTTCGGCGGGAACCCGCTGGCCGCAGCGGCGGGGCTGGCGGTGCTCGACACGATCGAGTCCGAGGGCCTGCTCGAGCACGCGCGAGTGGCGGGGGAGCACCTGGCGGAGGCGGTGCAGGCCCTGGGCCACCCGCTCGTCACCGGGGTGCGCGGCGCCGGCCTCCTGCGCGCCATCACCCTGGCCGAGGCGGTCGCGCCGCAGCTGGCGGCCTCCGCGCGCGAGGCCGGCTTCATCGTCAACCCCGTCGCGCCCGACGCCATCAGGCTCGCACCCCCGCTCGTGGTGAGCCTCGAGCAGCTCGACTCCTTCGTCACGGCGCTGCCCGCACTCCTCGACGCCTGCACGACGCCCAGCCCGGAGGACACCCCATGA